The following proteins are encoded in a genomic region of Moorena sp. SIOASIH:
- a CDS encoding carbohydrate ABC transporter permease, with protein sequence MTILPNSSSPQAKTKQINEINIIKLIILPLGIILLVIFCLAPLLWQFLTSIKVNQDISSLPNIYFPTRYTLDHYINLFTRRPLVHYIFNSAFVSIASTLLCLGIGTPAAYALARLTLRGEKIIIAGIIIITLFPFILIFLGLLEIIQIMKLGNNYISLIVSYTAINLPLTLLVMRSFFQQLPRELEDAAKVDGYSTWQILIEILLPLTVPALVTTGILTFIFAWNEFILALTFISQESMKTLPVAAAQLSGSLGKEIPYGAIAAMTVIGTFPLVVLVMFFQGKIVQGLTSGAVKG encoded by the coding sequence ATGACTATTCTGCCTAACTCATCATCCCCTCAAGCCAAAACTAAACAAATTAACGAAATTAACATTATCAAACTAATTATCCTGCCCCTAGGAATCATTTTATTGGTAATTTTCTGCCTAGCACCACTCCTCTGGCAATTCCTCACCTCCATCAAAGTCAACCAAGATATCTCTTCCCTTCCCAATATTTACTTCCCCACACGGTATACACTTGACCACTATATAAACTTATTTACCCGCCGTCCCCTAGTCCACTATATTTTCAACAGCGCCTTTGTATCAATTGCTTCCACACTATTGTGTTTAGGGATAGGAACTCCCGCTGCTTACGCCTTAGCACGGTTAACCCTAAGGGGAGAAAAAATCATCATTGCCGGGATTATAATTATTACCTTATTTCCCTTTATTTTGATATTCCTAGGACTTCTGGAAATTATCCAGATTATGAAACTAGGAAATAATTATATAAGCCTAATTGTTTCCTATACAGCTATCAACCTTCCTCTCACCCTATTAGTGATGCGAAGTTTTTTTCAACAGCTACCGCGAGAGCTAGAAGATGCTGCTAAAGTGGATGGCTATAGCACCTGGCAAATTCTAATCGAAATTCTATTACCTCTAACCGTTCCAGCTTTAGTAACAACAGGAATACTTACCTTTATTTTTGCTTGGAATGAATTTATTTTAGCCCTCACTTTCATTAGCCAAGAATCTATGAAAACCCTTCCCGTTGCTGCGGCTCAGTTAAGTGGTTCTCTGGGAAAAGAAATTCCCTACGGTGCGATTGCGGCTATGACAGTTATAGGAACATTTCCCCTAGTGGTATTAGTAATGTTTTTCCAAGGTAAAATTGTCCAAGGTTTAACATCGGGAGCAGTTAAGGGTTAA
- a CDS encoding ABC transporter ATP-binding protein — MAKLELHNINKIYKTNKGNVIPVKDISLEVDEGEFLTLLGPSGCGKSTMLRLIAGLEQPTHGKVIINGRDVTHVRPGDRNIAMVFQSYALYPHMTVYDNMAASLKLHKVPSDQIRSLVQEVAGKLGLENLMERKPSQLSGGQRQRVALGRALVRQPAVFLLDEPLSNLDALLREQVRADLKQLFVAQKAPVVYVTHDQTEAMTLSTKIAVLSEGKLQQLDTPEGIYNQPANQFVASFVGSPQMNLLRLNCQGNYALLGQVKISLPNLPQVPSQIVLGIRPEDLALAQPENKYRIEGRIYLVENLGMYNLISVRVKGSDSLSIRALLPNNLTWETEEVTLAIPPQSIHWFDSETCVRLASL; from the coding sequence ATGGCTAAACTAGAACTACATAATATTAATAAAATCTACAAGACTAACAAGGGTAACGTAATCCCAGTTAAAGACATTAGCTTAGAAGTGGATGAAGGAGAATTTCTGACCCTACTTGGGCCATCGGGATGTGGTAAATCGACTATGCTGCGACTAATTGCTGGGTTAGAGCAACCCACCCATGGCAAAGTAATTATCAATGGACGGGATGTTACTCATGTCAGACCAGGCGATCGCAATATCGCTATGGTTTTCCAAAGCTATGCTCTCTATCCTCATATGACCGTATATGACAATATGGCAGCTAGTCTGAAACTCCATAAAGTCCCTTCTGACCAAATTCGGAGCCTGGTGCAGGAAGTAGCTGGTAAACTGGGATTGGAAAATTTGATGGAGCGTAAGCCTAGTCAGCTATCTGGTGGTCAGCGCCAGCGGGTTGCTCTGGGCAGGGCATTGGTGCGCCAACCGGCTGTGTTTTTGTTGGACGAACCTCTGAGTAACTTGGATGCTTTGCTGCGAGAGCAAGTTAGGGCAGATTTGAAGCAGCTATTTGTTGCTCAAAAGGCACCGGTGGTTTATGTTACTCATGACCAAACGGAAGCGATGACCCTCTCAACTAAGATTGCTGTGTTATCTGAGGGTAAGCTGCAACAGCTAGATACACCCGAGGGCATTTACAACCAGCCAGCAAATCAGTTTGTGGCTAGTTTTGTCGGTTCTCCCCAAATGAACTTACTGAGACTTAACTGTCAGGGTAATTATGCCCTCTTGGGTCAGGTCAAAATTTCTTTGCCGAATTTGCCTCAAGTTCCGTCACAGATTGTTCTAGGTATCCGTCCAGAAGATCTGGCTCTAGCTCAACCTGAGAATAAATATAGGATTGAGGGTCGAATCTACCTGGTGGAAAATCTAGGGATGTATAATTTAATTAGTGTTCGAGTTAAGGGGTCAGACTCTCTCAGCATCCGAGCCTTATTACCAAATAATTTAACTTGGGAAACAGAAGAGGTTACCCTGGCAATACCACCCCAGTCGATTCACTGGTTTGATAGTGAAACATGTGTTCGCTTAGCGTCTCTTTAG
- a CDS encoding MBL fold metallo-hydrolase, whose translation MSNTHNLFTIRFWGVRGSIACPGPETVRYGGNTPCIEMRVGRERLIFDGGTGLRVLGESLLKEMPVEAHLFFTHSHWDHIQGFPFFTPAFIKKNCFHIYGTRAPNGATIENRLTDQMTHPNFPVPLQIMQSKKKFYNLEIGETVKIGEITVENAPLNHPGEAVGYRVNWRGYSAAYITDTEHLEEGLDKNVLRLARHADVMIYDAAYTNEEYYSEVSSKMGWGHSTWQEAINVARAANAKKLVIFHHDPLHNDDVLDHIGEQAVKEFSNTIMAREGLEIELVQSSGSNLLEVKDGKMPLSKV comes from the coding sequence ATGTCTAATACCCACAACTTATTCACTATTCGTTTTTGGGGCGTCAGAGGTAGTATTGCCTGTCCAGGACCAGAAACAGTTCGGTATGGAGGCAACACACCTTGTATAGAGATGCGAGTTGGTCGTGAGCGTCTGATTTTTGATGGTGGCACAGGGTTGCGAGTTTTGGGAGAGTCTCTACTCAAGGAGATGCCGGTAGAAGCTCATCTATTTTTTACCCACTCTCATTGGGATCATATTCAGGGTTTCCCTTTCTTTACCCCTGCCTTTATTAAAAAGAATTGTTTCCATATTTATGGCACCCGCGCACCTAACGGTGCGACCATCGAGAATCGTCTAACTGATCAGATGACCCACCCAAATTTTCCAGTTCCCTTGCAAATTATGCAATCGAAAAAGAAGTTCTATAACCTTGAGATCGGAGAAACAGTCAAGATTGGTGAGATTACGGTAGAAAATGCGCCCTTGAACCATCCTGGTGAAGCCGTTGGCTATCGAGTTAACTGGCGAGGCTATTCAGCTGCCTACATCACTGACACAGAACATCTCGAAGAGGGTTTAGATAAAAATGTCCTGCGGCTGGCCCGTCATGCGGACGTGATGATTTACGACGCTGCCTACACGAATGAAGAATACTACTCTGAGGTATCAAGCAAAATGGGTTGGGGACATTCCACCTGGCAGGAAGCTATTAATGTTGCTCGAGCTGCTAATGCCAAAAAATTGGTTATCTTCCATCATGACCCCCTGCATAATGATGATGTTTTGGACCATATCGGAGAACAGGCTGTTAAGGAGTTTTCTAATACGATTATGGCGCGGGAAGGTCTGGAAATTGAGCTAGTGCAATCTTCTGGGTCAAATCTGCTTGAGGTTAAGGATGGGAAAATGCCTCTGAGCAAAGTTTAA
- a CDS encoding sugar ABC transporter permease, with protein MKTDPIRVQEQRTGWLLVTPALLLLLLVYGYPILRSFWLSLFTKNLGTQLQPVFSGLNNYGRMMGDGRFWHSLWNTAIFTSVSVALELVLGIAIALILNQTFKGRGIVRTIAILPWALPTALIGLVWAWMFNDQFGVWNDILLRLGIIQDGINWLGYPTTAMMAVIAADVWKTTPFISILLLAGLQSIPQDLYEAHALDGATPWQSFKQITLPLLTPQILISLLFRFAQAFGVFDLIKVMTGGGPGGATEVVSLYIYTTVMDYLDFGYGAALVVVTFLILVTTVVIIALSSRK; from the coding sequence ATGAAAACTGATCCGATAAGAGTACAGGAGCAAAGGACAGGGTGGCTGTTGGTAACACCAGCGTTGCTACTACTCCTGCTAGTCTATGGCTATCCTATTTTGCGTTCGTTCTGGTTAAGTTTATTCACTAAGAATCTAGGGACACAGCTACAACCGGTCTTTTCTGGTCTGAATAATTATGGGCGAATGATGGGGGATGGTCGCTTCTGGCACAGTCTCTGGAATACTGCGATTTTCACCTCAGTATCTGTTGCTCTGGAACTGGTGCTAGGAATTGCGATCGCATTAATTTTGAATCAAACCTTTAAAGGAAGGGGTATTGTGCGCACCATCGCCATCCTGCCTTGGGCCTTGCCAACTGCTTTGATCGGTCTAGTCTGGGCTTGGATGTTTAATGACCAGTTTGGGGTTTGGAATGATATCTTACTGCGTCTAGGTATTATTCAAGACGGAATCAACTGGCTAGGATACCCTACAACAGCGATGATGGCAGTGATTGCCGCAGACGTTTGGAAAACTACACCCTTCATCAGCATTTTGCTCCTAGCTGGCTTGCAGTCTATTCCCCAAGACCTATACGAAGCCCATGCCCTAGACGGTGCTACACCCTGGCAAAGTTTCAAGCAAATTACTCTACCGCTATTGACGCCCCAAATCCTAATTTCCCTACTGTTCCGCTTTGCCCAAGCTTTCGGAGTCTTCGACCTGATCAAAGTCATGACTGGAGGTGGTCCCGGAGGAGCTACAGAAGTTGTATCTCTCTACATCTATACCACTGTCATGGATTATCTAGACTTTGGTTATGGTGCTGCCCTTGTGGTAGTAACCTTTTTGATACTGGTAACCACGGTAGTTATTATAGCCCTAAGCTCACGTAAGTAA
- a CDS encoding ABC transporter substrate-binding protein — MRKSNKLGQGFTKLLRPVVILVLLGILVASVILSQSWGLPALTQHPVKLTLLMGAGEFSYWQELLVKNFEAENPDIQIELIEGPLNSDLTEDLYTSAFILGDSPYDLINMDVIWAPKFAAAGWLLDLSDRVSKEYLKEFLDKAVDSGRYQGKLYRIPFRSDGGMLYYRKDLLEQAEFQAPKTFEQLVNISQQLQENHDPKWGYLWQGRQYEGLSAMFVEILAGFGGFWVDPETLEVGLDKPEAIKAVEFLRSTIKQGMSPPGVTTYREEETRLLFQNGDAVFLRNWPYVWSLANQEGSKVKGKIGISPMVHGPGGKAGACLGGWGLGIAKSSKHPQEAWRAIEYFTSEKVQRRYTLETGYLPTRRKLFADPDIVAKYPHYPKLLDVLEGAVLRPPVAQYSQVSDILQRYLNAVLTNPKLSAEKTMKAAADETRRLLSVE; from the coding sequence ATGAGAAAGAGCAACAAATTAGGCCAAGGTTTCACTAAACTGCTTAGACCTGTGGTAATCCTGGTTCTTTTGGGAATCCTGGTTGCCAGTGTGATCCTGTCCCAGTCTTGGGGGCTACCAGCGCTGACCCAGCACCCTGTTAAACTCACCCTATTGATGGGAGCAGGGGAATTTTCCTATTGGCAGGAACTACTGGTCAAGAATTTTGAGGCAGAGAATCCAGATATTCAAATCGAACTGATCGAAGGACCATTAAACTCTGACTTAACAGAAGACCTCTATACCTCTGCTTTCATCTTAGGAGATTCACCCTATGACCTGATTAACATGGACGTGATTTGGGCTCCTAAATTTGCCGCTGCAGGGTGGTTACTAGACCTATCAGACCGAGTTAGTAAGGAGTATTTAAAGGAATTTCTGGATAAAGCAGTCGATTCAGGACGCTACCAGGGGAAACTATACCGCATACCATTCCGTTCCGATGGTGGTATGCTCTACTATCGTAAGGATTTGCTAGAGCAAGCTGAATTCCAAGCCCCAAAAACCTTTGAGCAGTTGGTCAACATTTCCCAACAATTGCAGGAAAACCATGATCCAAAATGGGGCTATCTTTGGCAAGGTCGTCAATATGAAGGGTTGTCAGCCATGTTTGTGGAGATACTTGCAGGCTTTGGTGGTTTCTGGGTTGATCCGGAAACCTTGGAAGTGGGTTTGGATAAACCGGAAGCTATTAAAGCTGTCGAGTTTCTGCGCAGCACGATAAAACAAGGGATGTCACCCCCTGGTGTCACTACCTATCGGGAAGAAGAAACACGACTGTTGTTTCAAAATGGGGATGCGGTATTTCTGAGGAATTGGCCCTATGTTTGGTCATTGGCAAATCAAGAGGGTTCAAAGGTCAAAGGCAAGATTGGCATTAGCCCTATGGTTCATGGTCCTGGTGGCAAAGCTGGTGCTTGCTTAGGAGGTTGGGGTTTGGGAATTGCTAAATCTTCCAAACATCCTCAGGAAGCCTGGAGAGCTATTGAGTATTTCACCAGTGAGAAAGTCCAGCGTCGGTATACTCTAGAAACTGGCTATCTCCCGACCCGACGGAAGTTGTTTGCAGACCCAGACATTGTTGCGAAATATCCCCACTATCCAAAATTGCTAGACGTGTTAGAGGGGGCTGTTTTGCGTCCACCAGTTGCCCAATATTCTCAGGTATCGGATATTTTACAACGGTACCTCAATGCTGTGCTAACTAATCCCAAACTCAGTGCTGAAAAAACGATGAAAGCAGCAGCTGATGAAACCCGTAGGCTGTTGTCGGTAGAATGA
- a CDS encoding four helix bundle protein translates to MSKEGEFSRDFGLCNQMRRAAVSIMSNIAEGFESRTQRLFIEFLGRARGSAGELRSQAYVALDAGYIHQSQFTQLFDLCQKCSGQITGFMAYLKTYPDQNRIREDEGDYRID, encoded by the coding sequence TTGTCAAAGGAGGGAGAGTTTTCCCGTGATTTTGGTTTGTGCAACCAGATGCGTCGTGCAGCGGTTTCTATCATGTCAAATATTGCTGAGGGCTTTGAGAGTCGGACACAACGTCTTTTTATTGAGTTTTTAGGTCGAGCTAGAGGCTCTGCGGGTGAACTACGTTCTCAAGCTTATGTTGCTCTTGATGCTGGTTACATTCATCAATCTCAGTTTACACAACTATTTGATCTATGCCAGAAGTGCAGCGGACAAATTACAGGCTTCATGGCATATCTAAAAACCTACCCTGATCAAAACCGAATCCGCGAGGATGAAGGAGATTATCGTATTGATTGA